A window from Acidobacteriota bacterium encodes these proteins:
- a CDS encoding sigma-54-dependent Fis family transcriptional regulator: protein MDFRASIAVVTRSERMNAILSRIDTIAQSDTSVLLVGETGVGKELFADYIHRTSPRASRPLIKIALSAMPHDLLEAELFGHERGAFTSAHAEKPGLFELADTGTLFLDDIDDVPPAVQAKLLRVLESRQVMRVGGRETLPIDVRLISASKVDLKELVSRQLFRADLYYRINVCPVDIPPLRERREDVPLLMQHFLKRFVPDRTFAISEAAERMLLAYNWPGNVRELRNVAQQIALFANGTVEPKHLPAELRDGHPVELLVRACTRCLVDASLSYNDVVLCLETNMLRQALAESGGNRTQAARMLGLSLSTLRDKLKKFGLEQGPEVDRRV, encoded by the coding sequence ATGGACTTCCGCGCCTCGATTGCCGTGGTCACGCGCAGCGAGAGGATGAACGCCATCCTTTCGCGCATCGACACCATCGCGCAGTCGGATACCTCGGTGCTGCTCGTGGGCGAAACCGGCGTCGGCAAGGAGCTGTTTGCCGACTACATCCACCGCACCAGCCCCCGCGCCAGCCGCCCCCTGATCAAGATCGCGCTCTCCGCGATGCCGCACGATCTGCTGGAGGCGGAGCTGTTCGGGCACGAGCGCGGCGCATTCACCAGCGCGCACGCGGAGAAGCCCGGGTTGTTCGAGCTGGCCGACACGGGCACGCTGTTCCTCGATGACATCGACGACGTGCCGCCCGCGGTGCAGGCCAAGCTGCTGCGGGTCCTCGAATCGCGCCAGGTGATGCGGGTCGGCGGACGCGAGACGCTGCCGATCGACGTGCGGTTGATCTCCGCGTCGAAGGTCGACCTCAAGGAGCTGGTCTCGCGGCAGCTGTTCCGGGCGGACCTCTACTACCGGATCAACGTGTGCCCCGTGGACATTCCGCCGCTGCGCGAGCGGCGCGAGGACGTCCCGCTCCTCATGCAGCACTTCCTCAAGCGCTTCGTCCCCGATCGCACGTTCGCGATCTCCGAGGCCGCCGAGCGGATGCTGCTCGCCTACAACTGGCCGGGCAACGTGCGCGAGTTGAGGAACGTTGCGCAGCAGATCGCGTTGTTCGCCAACGGCACCGTGGAGCCGAAGCACCTCCCCGCGGAGCTCCGCGACGGCCATCCCGTCGAGTTGCTCGTGCGCGCCTGCACGCGTTGCCTCGTCGATGCCTCCCTCTCCTACAACGACGTCGTCCTCTGTCTGGAGACGAACATGCTCCGCCAGGCGCTCGCCGAAAGCGGCGGCAACCGGACGCAGGCGGCCAGGATGCTCGGCCTCAGCCTCTCGACCCTGCGCGACAAGCTGAAGAAGTTCGGCCTCGAGCAGGGGCCGGAAGTCGATCGGCGCGTGTGA
- a CDS encoding hydrogenase small subunit, with amino-acid sequence MSERLSIWEGARVQGYSRRDFLQFCSWLAAAAGISSTLVPDVVHALETKPRLPVVWFHFQECTCCSESFIRSSHPIVSDVILDKISLDYTETLQAAAGKQAEEALHDTMTKYKGEYLMLVEGSIPTENGGVYCCIGGRSALDIVTEAAAGAKAVIAWGSCASNGCIQAARPNPTGASPVREVVSGVPIINVPGCPPIAEVMAGTVVHLLAFDRIPQLDGLGRPKAFYSRRVHDTCYRRPNYDAGLFVESFDDENARRGYCLYKVGCRGPVTYNACGVTRWNNGVSFPIQAGHGCIGCSEANFWDNGPFYQHLATFPGFGIETTADTVGVTVGVVTAAGLAAHAIATNMRKESPARKDTSEPVAPAGAGGSHV; translated from the coding sequence ATGAGCGAGAGGTTGAGCATCTGGGAAGGCGCCCGGGTGCAGGGCTATTCCCGCCGCGACTTTCTGCAGTTCTGCAGCTGGCTCGCGGCCGCCGCCGGGATCTCCTCCACGCTGGTGCCCGACGTCGTGCACGCGCTCGAGACGAAGCCGAGGCTCCCGGTCGTCTGGTTCCACTTCCAGGAGTGCACCTGCTGCAGCGAGTCGTTCATCCGCTCGTCGCACCCGATCGTCTCGGACGTGATCCTCGACAAGATCTCCCTCGACTACACCGAAACCCTCCAGGCCGCCGCGGGCAAGCAGGCCGAGGAAGCGCTCCACGACACGATGACGAAGTACAAGGGCGAGTACCTGATGCTCGTCGAAGGGTCGATCCCGACCGAGAACGGCGGCGTCTACTGCTGCATCGGCGGCCGCTCCGCGCTCGACATCGTCACCGAGGCCGCCGCGGGCGCGAAGGCGGTCATCGCGTGGGGCAGCTGCGCGTCGAACGGCTGCATCCAGGCGGCCCGGCCGAATCCGACCGGTGCGTCGCCGGTGCGTGAGGTGGTCTCCGGCGTGCCGATCATCAACGTTCCCGGCTGTCCGCCCATTGCGGAGGTGATGGCCGGCACAGTGGTCCACCTCCTCGCCTTCGATCGAATCCCGCAGCTCGACGGCCTCGGCCGCCCGAAGGCGTTCTACTCGCGGCGCGTCCACGACACGTGCTACCGCCGGCCCAATTACGACGCCGGGCTCTTCGTCGAGTCGTTCGACGATGAGAACGCGCGGCGCGGGTACTGCCTCTACAAGGTCGGCTGCCGTGGGCCGGTCACCTACAACGCCTGCGGTGTCACGCGCTGGAACAACGGCGTGAGCTTCCCGATCCAGGCGGGCCACGGCTGCATCGGCTGCAGCGAGGCGAACTTCTGGGACAACGGTCCCTTCTACCAGCACCTCGCGACCTTCCCGGGCTTCGGCATCGAGACGACCGCCGACACCGTCGGCGTCACGGTGGGCGTCGTGACGGCCGCCGGCCTGGCGGCCCACGCGATCGCAACGAACATGCGGAAGGAATCACCGGCCAGGAAGGACACGAGTGAACCGGTCGCGCCGGCAGGCGCCGGAGGCAGCCATGTCTAA
- a CDS encoding nickel-dependent hydrogenase large subunit has translation MSNRIVIDPITRIEGHLRIEVEVKDGKVVDAYSAGTMVRGFELILKGRDPRDAWAFTERACGVCTTVHALASVRTVEDALGITVPPNAELVRNLMFCAQYLQDHVVHFYHLHALDWVDVVSALKADPAATSAIAQKISSWPKSSPRYFADLQKRLVAFVETGQLGIFAKGYWGHAAYKLPPEVNLLGVAHYLEALEWQKEIVKVHTIFGGKNPHPNYLVGGAPCSINVDEANAINAERLAYVGKLFDDAQQFVEQVYLPDLMAVASFYKDWGAIGGGLPNYLAYGDLPANGYADPAKFKFPRGAILNRNLNEIYPIDAKDVAQIREFIAHSWYEYSDGDQVSRHPWDGETKLSYTGPKPPYEFLDVRNKYSWLKTPRWKDHPMEVGPLSRMLVAYASGHQEVKDAVDGALKQLEVPVAALFSTLGRTAARGLETQLIARWAKEFYGQLLVNIKNGDTRMSDMTKFDPAQWPAEAKGVGMSEAPRGALAHWIVIKDRKIDNYQLVVPSTWNASPRDAKGQMSAYEAALIGTPVADPDQPIEILRTIHSFDPCIACAVHLHDEHGRYVHQVAAF, from the coding sequence ATGTCTAACCGCATCGTCATCGACCCGATCACGCGCATCGAAGGGCATCTCCGCATCGAGGTGGAGGTCAAGGACGGCAAAGTAGTGGACGCGTACAGCGCCGGGACGATGGTGCGCGGCTTCGAGCTGATCCTGAAAGGACGCGACCCGCGCGACGCCTGGGCGTTCACCGAGCGCGCGTGCGGCGTCTGCACGACCGTCCACGCGCTCGCCTCGGTCCGGACCGTGGAGGACGCGCTCGGCATCACCGTGCCGCCCAACGCGGAACTGGTGCGCAACCTGATGTTCTGCGCCCAGTACCTGCAGGACCACGTCGTGCACTTCTACCATCTGCACGCGCTCGACTGGGTGGACGTCGTCAGCGCGCTCAAGGCGGACCCGGCCGCCACGTCCGCGATCGCGCAGAAGATCTCGAGCTGGCCGAAGAGCTCTCCGCGCTACTTCGCCGATCTGCAGAAGCGGCTCGTCGCCTTCGTCGAAACCGGGCAGCTCGGCATCTTCGCGAAGGGCTACTGGGGACACGCCGCGTACAAGCTGCCGCCGGAAGTGAACCTGCTCGGCGTGGCGCACTACCTCGAGGCGCTCGAGTGGCAGAAGGAGATCGTCAAGGTCCACACGATTTTCGGCGGCAAGAACCCGCATCCGAACTACCTGGTGGGCGGCGCCCCGTGCTCGATCAACGTGGACGAGGCCAACGCCATCAACGCCGAGCGGCTGGCTTACGTGGGCAAGCTGTTCGACGATGCGCAGCAGTTCGTCGAGCAGGTGTACCTCCCGGACCTGATGGCGGTCGCATCCTTCTATAAGGACTGGGGCGCGATCGGAGGAGGGCTGCCGAACTACCTGGCGTACGGCGACCTGCCGGCCAACGGCTACGCCGATCCGGCGAAGTTCAAGTTCCCGCGCGGCGCGATCCTCAACCGCAATCTGAACGAGATCTACCCGATCGACGCGAAGGATGTCGCGCAGATCCGCGAGTTCATCGCCCACTCCTGGTACGAGTACTCCGACGGCGACCAGGTGTCGCGCCACCCGTGGGACGGCGAGACAAAGCTGAGCTACACGGGGCCCAAGCCTCCGTACGAGTTCCTCGACGTGCGGAACAAGTACAGCTGGCTGAAGACGCCGCGCTGGAAGGACCACCCGATGGAAGTGGGGCCGCTTTCGCGGATGCTCGTCGCGTACGCGTCGGGCCACCAGGAGGTGAAGGACGCGGTCGACGGCGCGCTCAAGCAGCTGGAGGTGCCGGTGGCGGCGCTGTTCTCGACGCTGGGCCGGACGGCGGCGCGCGGCCTCGAAACGCAGCTCATCGCCCGCTGGGCGAAGGAGTTCTACGGGCAGCTGCTGGTCAACATCAAGAACGGCGACACGCGCATGTCGGACATGACGAAGTTCGACCCGGCGCAGTGGCCCGCCGAGGCCAAGGGGGTCGGCATGAGCGAGGCGCCGCGCGGCGCCCTCGCGCACTGGATCGTGATCAAGGACCGGAAGATCGACAACTACCAGCTCGTCGTGCCGAGCACGTGGAACGCGTCCCCCCGCGACGCGAAGGGACAGATGTCCGCCTACGAGGCCGCGCTCATCGGCACGCCGGTCGCCGACCCGGACCAGCCGATCGAGATCCTGCGCACGATCCACTCGTTCGATCCGTGCATCGCCTGCGCGGTGCACCTCCACGACGAGCACGGGCGCTACGTCCACCAGGTCGCCGCATTCTGA
- the cybH gene encoding Ni/Fe-hydrogenase, b-type cytochrome subunit, translating into MEAIEFRRVYVWEFPVRLYHWVNALCVVALIGTGFLIGRPILPQPAGEASFSYLFGWIRFVHFVAAFVFFFNFLARIYWGFVGNQHARWDNFIPLNRRLFVRQVNEAIDVVRIELMQGKARPIESAGHNALAGWTYFVSFLAFLFQVATGFAMYAAMSHSWLPQLFAWIVPLMGGDFAVRQWHHVMMWFFVLFTMVHVYLVFYHDYVEGRGVISSMAGGWKFVEKKPQEWR; encoded by the coding sequence ATGGAAGCGATTGAGTTTCGTCGCGTCTATGTCTGGGAATTCCCGGTGCGGCTGTACCACTGGGTCAACGCGCTCTGCGTGGTCGCGCTGATCGGCACCGGCTTTCTCATCGGCCGTCCCATCCTGCCGCAACCGGCCGGCGAGGCGTCGTTCAGCTACCTGTTCGGCTGGATCCGCTTCGTCCACTTCGTCGCGGCATTCGTGTTCTTCTTCAACTTCCTGGCGCGCATCTACTGGGGCTTCGTGGGCAACCAGCACGCGCGCTGGGACAACTTCATTCCGCTCAACCGCCGGTTGTTCGTCCGCCAGGTGAACGAAGCGATCGACGTGGTCCGCATCGAGCTGATGCAGGGCAAGGCGAGGCCGATCGAATCGGCCGGACACAACGCGCTGGCGGGGTGGACCTACTTCGTGTCGTTCCTCGCGTTCCTGTTCCAGGTGGCGACCGGCTTCGCGATGTACGCGGCCATGAGCCATTCATGGCTGCCGCAGCTGTTCGCGTGGATCGTGCCGCTGATGGGCGGGGACTTCGCGGTGCGCCAGTGGCACCACGTGATGATGTGGTTCTTCGTCCTGTTCACGATGGTGCACGTGTATCTCGTCTTCTACCACGACTACGTCGAGGGACGCGGCGTCATCTCGTCGATGGCCGGCGGCTGGAAGTTCGTCGAGAAGAAGCCGCAGGAGTGGCGATGA
- a CDS encoding hydrogenase maturation protease: MTLVLGIGNVLMGDEGVGVHVVRRLEQEDLPAHVALLDGGTGGFHLLAELASHDPVVMIDATIDGQPPGTVSVIEPRYASDFPRTLTAHDIGLRDLIVSATLLGQLPRMQLVTVSIADVQPMQMTLSAPVETAVPRVVEQVWQLIA, translated from the coding sequence ATGACGCTCGTCCTGGGCATCGGCAACGTGCTGATGGGCGACGAGGGCGTGGGGGTGCACGTCGTCCGCCGGCTGGAACAGGAGGACCTCCCCGCGCACGTCGCGCTGCTGGACGGAGGAACCGGCGGCTTTCACCTGCTGGCGGAGCTGGCATCGCACGATCCCGTGGTGATGATCGACGCCACCATCGACGGGCAGCCGCCCGGGACCGTGTCGGTGATCGAGCCGCGGTACGCGTCTGATTTTCCCCGGACGCTGACCGCCCACGATATCGGGCTGCGCGATCTGATCGTGTCGGCGACGCTGCTCGGGCAGCTGCCCCGCATGCAGCTCGTCACGGTGTCGATCGCGGACGTGCAGCCGATGCAGATGACGCTTTCGGCGCCGGTGGAAACCGCGGTGCCGCGCGTGGTGGAGCAGGTATGGCAGTTGATCGCGTGA
- a CDS encoding heavy metal-binding domain-containing protein, protein MILSTTTALEGHSVSRYIGVVTGEAIIGANIFRDMFATVRDIVGGRSATYERALSEAREVAMKEMQDRAQAQGANAVIGIDVDYEVLGQANGMLMVAVSGTAVVVG, encoded by the coding sequence GTGATTCTCAGCACAACGACCGCCCTTGAAGGGCATTCCGTGAGCCGGTACATCGGCGTGGTGACCGGTGAAGCGATCATCGGCGCGAACATCTTTCGCGACATGTTCGCGACGGTCCGCGATATCGTCGGCGGCCGCTCGGCGACCTACGAGAGGGCGCTCTCCGAGGCGCGTGAGGTGGCCATGAAGGAGATGCAGGACCGCGCGCAGGCGCAGGGGGCCAACGCGGTCATCGGGATCGACGTGGACTACGAGGTGCTCGGGCAGGCGAACGGCATGCTGATGGTCGCCGTCAGCGGCACGGCCGTTGTCGTCGGTTAG
- a CDS encoding helix-turn-helix transcriptional regulator — protein sequence MALDNAVAVVRDGSRAAAVLHPLRLKILGALREPDSASGVARRLNLPRQRVNYHVRELARAGFLSRAGDRRRGNMVERRYVAAARSYVLSPDLLGTLGAEVTASGDSLAAGHLIALLSRAHAEVGLALQTGAETGKRFQTFSIGCDVRFETAEQRAWFEDALRRAVLDVVDRLASPAADGAGAPAPGQLHRLIVGCYAAPRKVGQSHFPGPQRRKV from the coding sequence ATGGCTCTCGACAACGCCGTCGCCGTCGTCCGGGACGGCTCACGGGCCGCGGCCGTCCTTCACCCGCTGCGGCTGAAGATCCTCGGCGCGCTCCGCGAGCCCGACTCCGCGTCTGGCGTTGCGCGCCGGCTGAACCTTCCCCGCCAGCGCGTCAATTACCACGTGCGCGAGCTCGCCCGCGCCGGATTCCTCTCGCGCGCCGGCGACCGGCGGCGCGGCAACATGGTGGAGCGCCGCTACGTCGCCGCCGCGCGAAGCTACGTGCTCTCACCCGATCTGCTGGGCACTCTGGGGGCCGAGGTCACGGCGTCGGGCGACAGCCTGGCCGCCGGGCACCTGATCGCGCTGCTCTCTCGCGCGCACGCCGAGGTCGGACTCGCGCTGCAGACGGGCGCCGAGACCGGCAAGCGGTTTCAGACGTTTTCCATCGGCTGCGACGTGCGCTTCGAGACCGCCGAGCAGCGCGCCTGGTTCGAGGACGCGTTGCGGCGCGCGGTGCTCGATGTCGTGGATCGCCTGGCCTCGCCGGCGGCGGATGGGGCGGGCGCCCCCGCGCCGGGGCAGCTCCACCGGCTGATTGTCGGGTGCTACGCCGCGCCGAGAAAAGTGGGACAGTCACACTTTCCCGGGCCTCAGCGACGGAAAGTGTGA
- a CDS encoding insulinase family protein — protein MRTVAARVTVFLFGLAISAAPAVSQRLDQPVPFDTAVTSGALSNGLRYYIRHNTRPEKRVVLRLAVKAGSLDEADDQQGLAHVLEHMAFNGTTNFKPGELVKYFESAGTRLGPHVNAYTSFAETVYMLELPTEQDGLVAKGLVTLADFAGGMTLDSGEIDQERGVVLEEWRLGLGAGSRIRDKQIPVLYHQSRYAQRLPIGKPEILKTFKPERLRAFYRQHYRPDRMAVVGVGDIDVAAMEKMVRETFSALKNPSQPLGTRDDAVPLHAGTLVSVATDPEAQRSSVSVVRKRAADPDGRVVDYRRDLVESLVEQMINERFQDMAQKPDAKFLGAGAFGDSLSPNADAFHLRAGVTDGGIEAGLTALATEAQRLRQHGFGAPELERAKKWMLASYERAFAERDKTESGSFAGEYVRHFLDGEPSPGIEYEVKAVREFLPGITVEETNAAIRRLLGDGSRVLLAVSPQKPDLQVPTEAQLHAALAAGERVAVTAWTESETRKSLLETPPAPGAVKARREIPELGVTVVTFSNGVDAWLKPTDFKNDQVLFTMYAKGGSSLAPPERFTEALLSTSHVMLSGVAGLRATEIPRVLAGRLAQALPFVSLNTHGISGSSTPAELETALQLLYAEFTAPGDDSDAFGLLKKQLEAAVANRERNPMAVFGERLAQLNSSNHYTSQPVTSERVARLDRDAMVRFYRERFSSAADFTLFVVGAFKIDDVLPLLARYVGGLPSGGRRASTFKDLGIRFPTGVHREKVEKGREPKTQTILTFYADPPVDELEMVKLHAATDVLELSLRDLLREQLGQTYTVSAGYSDLRPQAGTGRVTVSFGAAPENADAMIDRILQEVKRMQREPASEDYVNRTKESSRRAREVSEKQNNYWLGGLQSHHVMERDPLLMLKADERIARVTPAVVQEMFRKYFPLDRYTVVTLVPGQ, from the coding sequence ATGCGCACCGTTGCAGCCCGCGTCACCGTTTTCCTCTTCGGTCTCGCGATCTCCGCCGCGCCCGCGGTTTCGCAGCGGCTCGACCAGCCTGTTCCGTTCGACACGGCGGTCACAAGCGGCGCCCTGTCGAACGGGCTCCGCTACTACATCCGCCACAACACCCGTCCCGAGAAGCGCGTCGTCCTGCGGCTGGCGGTGAAGGCCGGGTCGCTCGACGAGGCCGACGACCAGCAGGGGCTCGCGCACGTGCTCGAGCACATGGCCTTCAACGGGACGACGAACTTCAAGCCGGGCGAGCTGGTGAAGTACTTCGAATCGGCGGGCACGCGGCTCGGCCCGCACGTCAACGCTTACACGTCGTTCGCCGAGACCGTCTACATGCTCGAGTTGCCGACCGAGCAGGACGGGCTCGTCGCGAAGGGCCTGGTGACGCTCGCGGACTTTGCCGGAGGCATGACGCTCGACTCGGGAGAGATCGACCAGGAGCGCGGCGTCGTGCTCGAGGAATGGCGTCTCGGGCTCGGCGCGGGCTCCCGCATCCGCGACAAGCAGATCCCCGTCCTGTACCACCAGTCGCGATACGCACAGCGGTTGCCGATTGGCAAGCCAGAGATCCTCAAGACGTTCAAACCGGAACGCCTGCGCGCCTTTTACCGGCAGCACTACCGCCCCGATCGCATGGCGGTCGTCGGGGTCGGCGACATCGACGTCGCCGCGATGGAAAAGATGGTTCGCGAGACGTTCAGCGCGCTGAAGAACCCGTCGCAGCCGCTGGGAACGCGGGATGACGCGGTGCCGCTGCACGCCGGGACGCTGGTGAGCGTCGCGACCGATCCCGAGGCGCAGCGGTCGTCGGTGTCGGTGGTCCGCAAGCGCGCCGCGGATCCTGACGGCCGCGTCGTGGACTACCGGCGCGATCTCGTCGAGAGCCTGGTCGAGCAGATGATCAACGAACGCTTCCAGGACATGGCGCAGAAGCCGGACGCGAAGTTTCTCGGCGCGGGCGCGTTCGGCGACTCGCTCAGTCCGAACGCCGACGCGTTCCATCTGAGGGCGGGAGTGACCGACGGCGGCATCGAGGCGGGGCTGACGGCGCTGGCGACCGAGGCGCAGCGGCTCCGGCAGCACGGGTTCGGCGCCCCCGAGCTGGAGCGCGCGAAGAAGTGGATGCTTGCGTCGTACGAACGCGCGTTCGCCGAGCGCGACAAGACCGAGAGCGGCTCGTTCGCGGGGGAGTACGTCCGGCACTTCCTGGATGGCGAGCCGAGCCCCGGCATCGAGTACGAGGTGAAGGCGGTGCGCGAGTTCCTGCCCGGCATCACCGTCGAGGAGACCAACGCGGCGATCCGCCGGCTGCTCGGCGACGGCAGCCGCGTGCTGCTCGCCGTCTCGCCGCAGAAACCAGACCTGCAGGTGCCCACCGAGGCGCAGCTGCACGCGGCGCTGGCGGCGGGCGAGCGTGTCGCGGTCACCGCCTGGACCGAGAGCGAGACGCGCAAGAGCCTGCTCGAGACCCCGCCCGCGCCGGGCGCCGTCAAGGCGCGGCGCGAGATCCCCGAGCTGGGCGTCACGGTCGTGACCTTCTCGAACGGCGTCGACGCATGGCTGAAACCCACTGACTTCAAGAACGACCAGGTGCTCTTCACGATGTACGCCAAGGGAGGCAGCTCGCTCGCGCCGCCGGAGCGCTTCACCGAGGCGTTGCTTTCAACCTCGCACGTGATGCTGTCCGGCGTGGCCGGACTGCGCGCGACGGAGATACCGCGCGTGCTCGCCGGGAGGCTGGCGCAGGCCCTGCCGTTCGTCTCGCTGAACACGCACGGCATCTCGGGATCCAGCACGCCGGCGGAGCTGGAAACGGCGCTGCAGCTGCTCTACGCGGAGTTCACCGCGCCCGGCGACGACAGCGATGCCTTTGGGCTTCTGAAGAAACAGCTCGAGGCCGCCGTGGCGAACCGCGAGCGGAACCCGATGGCGGTTTTCGGGGAGCGGCTCGCGCAGTTGAACTCGTCGAACCACTACACTTCGCAGCCGGTGACCAGCGAGCGGGTCGCGAGGCTGGATCGCGACGCGATGGTCCGGTTCTACCGCGAGCGGTTCTCGAGCGCCGCCGACTTCACCCTCTTCGTCGTCGGCGCATTCAAGATCGACGACGTGCTGCCGCTGCTGGCGCGCTACGTGGGCGGGCTGCCCTCGGGCGGCAGGCGCGCGAGCACGTTCAAGGACCTCGGCATCCGGTTCCCGACGGGCGTGCACCGCGAAAAGGTGGAGAAGGGACGCGAGCCGAAAACGCAGACCATCCTGACCTTCTACGCCGACCCTCCGGTGGACGAACTGGAGATGGTGAAGCTCCATGCCGCGACCGACGTGCTGGAGTTGTCGCTGCGCGACCTCCTCCGCGAGCAGCTCGGCCAGACGTACACGGTTTCGGCCGGCTACAGCGATCTCCGCCCCCAGGCCGGGACGGGGCGCGTGACCGTCAGCTTCGGCGCCGCGCCGGAGAACGCGGACGCGATGATCGATCGGATCCTGCAGGAAGTGAAACGGATGCAGCGGGAGCCGGCGTCGGAGGACTACGTCAACCGCACGAAGGAGTCCTCGCGGCGCGCGCGCGAGGTCTCGGAAAAACAGAACAACTACTGGCTGGGCGGGCTGCAATCGCACCACGTGATGGAACGCGATCCGTTGCTCATGCTGAAGGCGGACGAGCGGATCGCCCGGGTGACGCCGGCGGTCGTCCAGGAGATGTTCAGGAAGTACTTCCCGCTGGATAGGTACACCGTGGTGACCCTCGTCCCGGGTCAATAA
- a CDS encoding IPT/TIG domain-containing protein — MVVIRRHLISAPVLAAMAAAAACGGGTPSGPTGTAPRVVSINPTSGPSSGGTTVTISGSNFASGAIVTIGGTPATSVALVNESTLTAVTGARAAGAADVIVSVGGRSGTLPGGFTYVPGQAPVIQAIVARGSRANEPERFADLGEEITVTATVQDGDTPPGGLTYGWAAPSGTFTGTGASVKWRAPQTMTTPGTVSLSLSVSDGGSTATGGVVVRVHDSAKEVGDMAKLFLEDFSRQTLAPEEVVRNFRDGCGDGGQGRAKELLDVRNNQRTDRINTWSVGAPAVTVNFGGVCAYRSRLGDACAAVRVDWNTTCINETRFDGTKVCDLGVTYRVTGIDHATATYAADRWWLCDSDFEGTSTNLVTGIVRPAWTFKK, encoded by the coding sequence GTGGTTGTGATTCGACGGCACCTGATTTCCGCGCCCGTGTTGGCCGCGATGGCCGCCGCGGCGGCCTGCGGCGGCGGCACGCCGAGCGGGCCCACCGGCACGGCGCCGCGCGTGGTCAGCATCAACCCCACGAGTGGACCGTCGTCGGGCGGGACGACCGTGACGATTTCCGGATCGAACTTCGCGTCAGGCGCCATCGTGACGATCGGCGGCACGCCGGCGACCAGCGTGGCGCTGGTGAACGAATCCACCCTCACCGCCGTCACAGGCGCGCGCGCCGCGGGCGCCGCCGACGTGATCGTGAGCGTAGGGGGGCGGAGCGGGACCCTTCCCGGCGGCTTCACGTACGTGCCGGGGCAGGCGCCGGTCATCCAGGCGATCGTGGCGAGAGGCTCGCGCGCGAACGAGCCGGAGCGGTTCGCCGACCTCGGCGAGGAGATCACCGTGACGGCGACCGTGCAGGACGGCGACACGCCGCCGGGCGGCCTCACGTACGGCTGGGCGGCCCCGTCCGGCACGTTCACGGGGACCGGCGCGAGCGTGAAGTGGCGCGCGCCGCAGACGATGACGACGCCGGGGACCGTGTCGCTGTCGCTGAGCGTCAGCGACGGGGGCTCGACGGCGACCGGCGGGGTCGTCGTGCGCGTCCACGACTCGGCGAAGGAAGTCGGCGACATGGCGAAGCTGTTCCTCGAAGACTTCTCGCGTCAGACGCTCGCGCCCGAGGAGGTCGTGCGCAACTTCCGCGACGGGTGCGGCGACGGCGGCCAGGGCAGAGCGAAAGAACTGCTCGACGTGCGCAACAACCAGCGGACGGACCGGATCAACACGTGGTCGGTGGGCGCCCCAGCGGTCACCGTCAATTTCGGCGGTGTCTGCGCGTACCGGTCGCGGCTGGGCGACGCGTGCGCTGCGGTCAGAGTGGACTGGAACACGACCTGCATCAACGAGACGCGCTTCGACGGCACGAAAGTCTGCGATCTTGGGGTGACGTATCGCGTGACGGGCATCGATCATGCGACGGCCACTTACGCCGCGGACCGCTGGTGGCTGTGCGACAGCGACTTTGAAGGAACCTCCACCAATCTCGTGACCGGCATCGTGCGTCCCGCCTGGACCTTCAAGAAGTAG